Proteins from one Saccharomyces eubayanus strain FM1318 chromosome XI, whole genome shotgun sequence genomic window:
- the NTR2 gene encoding Ntr2p yields the protein MAIKKRNKIRLPSDPPEEIEGDTSVHRPIQQIKPGLLNTLEDDDGEICELQPIRFKKVPKRVITFGDEQEDDSHYNELYNSKKDNNAWKKDNDDVVILNMEDMMEGQHQLLSDPLENGDSLGDKHSIIPTREEIKLKEQKSISRKNLSKSNVVKEKDYVKLLDSEDKRELMETIKSNGGLKRSNEKELENFSDDELQGFQDERLALTENQIAIQKDAKKKVIEEALGVTAYRVNEEWEAQLLSKGNVLKPNEAVITPLPILFPEDGENGNNMEEITDMVLNIRLQRKKVELRLQALQKAKMDLENSKANLISKLIDK from the coding sequence ATGGCgatcaagaagagaaataaaatCAGATTACCAAGCGATCCTCCTGAAGAGATTGAAGGCGATACTTCCGTGCATAGGCCCATCCAGCAAATAAAGCCTGGATTACTGAATactttggaagatgatgacgGTGAGATTTGTGAATTACAGCCGATAAGGTTTAAAAAAGTGCCTAAACGAGTCATTACATTTGGTGATGAACAGGAAGATGATTCGCACTACAATGAGCTTTATAACTCGAAGAAAGATAACAACGCATGGAAGAAGGACAACGATGACGTGGTGATTTTAAATATGGAAGATATGATGGAAGGACAACATCAACTGTTAAGTGATCCTCTCGAGAATGGGGATAGTTTAGGAGACAAGCACTCAATAATACCAACTCGCgaagaaattaaattaAAGGAACAGAAATCTATATCGAGAAAGAATCTTAGTAAAAGCAATGttgtaaaagaaaaggattATGTCAAATTATTGGACAGTGAGGATAAACGCGAACTCATGGAGACAATAAAATCTAACGGGGGCTTAAAACgttcaaatgaaaaagagcttgaaaattttagTGACGATGAATTGCAAGGCTTTCAGGATGAAAGACTGGCCCTCACAGAAAACCAAATTGCAATTCAAAAAGATGCCAAAAAGAAGGTTATTGAAGAGGCTTTAGGTGTCACGGCATATAGAGTAAATGAAGAATGGGAAGCGCAGCTTCTAAGCAAGGGGAATGTACTCAAACCTAATGAAGCGGTTATTACACCGTTACCAATACTTTTTCCTGAAGATGGTGAAAACGGAAACAACATGGAGGAAATAACCGATATGGTCTTAAATATCCGCTTACAAAGGAAGAAGGTTGAATTAAGATTACAAGCTTTACAAAAGGCAAAAATGGACTtggaaaattcaaaagcCAACCTAATAAGTAAGCTCATAGACAAATGA
- the RQT4 gene encoding Rqt4p: MTRQQAIDYATKQIPQILPLEESDVRALCEQVLSTSSDNPEQIASKFLEFLGHEDLSFEFVMRFNEMLAQSNKKVVKNTKNAQVEQTREAPSASNIKPKQHISPDSINIPRVEQPKKKQEEKKYSANQPTMQPSSQAVKAQPKKEKKEHKTKQKLQSLQEIDDAIKILELRGSGLSDQTCHCQGARHPVFEIAPNCLHCGKVICVKEGLNRGKCGHCGEPLISEEEKVQMTKILNNEKDELNDPSSLSNASNGANVTKKKSKSYKITSGMGKNLFAEQDKLFDFIERKRERERKRNEVLKLQEKQKNNSSKEEKLGEQENPAEENPELLAAQERLDRLLHFQDTSAERTKIIDNASDFSMNQEVGLWGSTRERALALKKQQRNLRKWEKVEKERNGKGDKYVVSMNIGPNGKVTMTEVPKDTKNVVADSDDNFSGLSDEEDINDLKHIHALKDEISTTKTMENSHLQSKMWDSERDKKQFDRPTYVSRNANGVQSGKKEQSHDVKDHDLKSRVQVDQNVEASLEQNILAVL; the protein is encoded by the coding sequence ATGACAAGACAACAGGCTATTGACTATGCGACAAAGCAGATTCCGCAGATATTGCCCCTAGAAGAATCCGATGTTAGAGCATTGTGCGAGCAAGTGCTGAGCACGTCATCTGATAATCCAGAGCAGATTGCTTCAAAATTTCTAGAGTTTCTGGGGCACGAAGATTTGTCCTTCGAGTTTGTAATGAGATTTAACGAAATGTTGGCCCAGTCTAATAAAAAAGTGGTaaagaatacaaaaaaCGCACAGGTCGAACAGACTAGAGAAGCACCCTCTGCATCTAATATTAAGCCAAAGCAGCACATTAGTCCTGACTCTATAAACATACCTAGAGTTgaacaaccaaaaaaaaagcaggaggaaaagaaatattcaGCGAATCAGCCTACCATGCAGCCGTCGAGTCAAGCTGTTAAGGCTCAAccaaagaaggagaaaaaagagCATAAAACTAAGCAAAAATTGCAATCGCTGCAAGAAATTGACGACGCTATAAAAATACTAGAGCTCCGAGGTAGCGGTTTATCTGATCAAACTTGTCATTGCCAAGGTGCAAGACAtccagtttttgaaatagcACCAAACTGTCTTCATTGTGGTAAAGTGATCTGTGTTAAAGAGGGATTGAATAGAGGTAAATGCGGTCACTGTGGTGAACCACTCATATCTGAGGAAGAGAAAGTACAAATGACgaagattttgaataatGAGAAAGACGAACTGAACGATCCTTCATCATTATCCAACGCTTCAAATGGTGCTAATgtcacaaaaaaaaaaagtaaaagttATAAGATAACTTCCGGTATGGGTAAAAATTTATTTGCTGAACAAGACAAattatttgatttcattgaaaggaaaagggaaagagaaagaaagcGCAATGAAGTGTTAAAATTGCaggaaaagcaaaaaaataatagctcaaaagaagaaaaacttggCGAGCAGGAGAATCCAGCGGAGGAAAATCCAGAGTTGTTAGCTGCACAAGAACGGTTGGATAGACTGTTACATTTCCAGGACACTTCCGCAGAGAGAACAAAAATTATAGATAATGCTAGTGACTTCAGTATGAACCAGGAGGTTGGGTTATGGGGCAGTACAAGAGAAAGAGCTCTTGCTCTAAAAAAGCAACAGCGTAATTTGAGAAAATGGGAGAAAGTGGAAAAGGAACGTAATGGTAAGGGTGACAAATACGTTGTCAGCATGAACATAGGCCCCAATGGCAAAGTAACCATGACAGAGGTTCCCAAGGACACAAAAAACGTGGTTGCAGATTCAGATGATAATTTCAGTGGTCTAAGcgacgaagaagacatcAACGACCTGAAACACATACACGCTTTGAAGGATGAAATAAGTACCACAAAAACCATGGAGAATTCGCATTTGCAGTCTAAAATGTGGGATTCTGAACGTGATAAGAAGCAATTCGATAGGCCTACGTATGTGAGCAGAAATGCGAATGGCGTGCAAAgtggaaagaaagaacaatcTCATGATGTTAAAGATCatgatttgaaatcaaGAGTTCAAGTCGATCAAAATGTAGAAGCTTCTTTAGAACAAAACATTCTCGCGGTACTTTGA
- the DBP7 gene encoding putative ATP-dependent RNA helicase, whose protein sequence is MSDDDSMLLNFSTNDDAAGNSYKQAAKVTGGRWKDRRRMKMKLEGKTGSRKRRADVAGDQIPGSERGGDSGKKVHRDNADGPAEQEGPKGRNAHNTQGRILPADSQFVSSLFTSNREITTAVNTNIHDESVAINPSNAPLKTDLFASLGVSDVLVSHLEQKMRIQKPTSIQKQAIPQVIANAGKNDFFIHAQTGSGKTLSYLLPIISTILNMETRVDRSSGAFALIVAPTRELASQIYQVCSTLISCCHYLVPCLLIGGERKKSEKARLRKGCNFIIGTPGRILDHLQNTKVIKEQLSQSLRYIVLDEGDKLMELGFDETISEIIKIVHDIPINSDKFPKLPHKLVHMLCSATLTDGVNKLRNVALKDYKLISNGTKKDADAVTVAPDQLLQRITIVPPKLRLVTLAATLNNITKDFVATDPQSKTLRTIVFVTCSDSVEFXYDAFSGSNGHHKNLIGDSVRVLTKGNTIFPCFSNSEDPNMVIYKLHGSLSQQIRSSTLQHFARDNEVTKGKHLIMFCTDVASRGLDLPQVGSVIELDPPFAVEDHLHRVGRTARAGEKGESLLFLLPGEEEKYMDYIQPYHPMGWELLQFDKEILTPAFKDVNVNRNDKYIKKDDKSSKNKNGADKEYEWDTNATTWHLNIERRVVGDSTFKNLAVKGFISHVRAYATHISQEKKFFNVKFLHLGHLAKSFGLRERPKAMGLQSSKDGETDKPTKENSKNKMFRMARMAEKQIASEFNY, encoded by the coding sequence ATGAGTGACGATGATTCTATGCTGTTAAACTTTTCCACGAATGACGATGCTGCCGGAAATTCGTACAAGCAAGCTGCCAAGGTGACAGGTGGTAGATGGAAGGATAGACGgagaatgaaaatgaagctAGAGGGCAAGACAGGTTcgagaaagagaagagcGGATGTTGCTGGAGACCAAATACCAGGGTCAGAAAGAGGCGGCGATTCCGGTAAAAAAGTGCATAGAGATAATGCTGACGGTCCTGCTGAGCAGGAAGGACCTAAAGGTAGAAATGCCCACAACACCCAAGGAAGGATACTACCAGCCGATTCTCAGTTTGTCTCGTCCTTGTTTACGTCCAATAGAGAGATAACGACTGCCGTGAACACCAACATACATGACGAAAGTGTTGCCATCAATCCATCCAACGCGCCATTGAAAACTGACCTGTTTGCGTCCCTAGGTGTTTCTGATGTCCTGGTTTCTCACCTGGAGCAAAAAATGCGTATTCAAAAGCCTACTAGTATTCAGAAGCAGGCCATCCCTCAAGTGATAGCCAATGCGGGGAAGAacgattttttcattcacGCTCAAACTGGTTCAGGTAAGACTCTATCTTACCTATTACCCATAATATCCACTATTTTGAACATGGAAACCCGTGTCGATCGTTCCTCCGGTGCGTTTGCTCTGATTGTGGCTCCTACACGTGAATTGGCTTCGCAAATATACCAGGTCTGTTCCACTTTGATTTCATGTTGCCATTATTTGGTTCCATGCCTATTGATTGGTGGTGAACGTAAAAAGTCGGAAAAGGCTAGATTGCGTAAGGGCTGTAATTTCATCATCGGTACTCCGGGTCGTATTTTAGATCATTTGCAAAATACAAAGGTCATCAAGGAGCAATTGAGCCAATCTTTGAGGTATATTGTACTGGATGAAGGTGATAAGTTGATGGAATTGGGGTTCGATGAAACAATTAGCGAAATCATCAAGATCGTCCATGATATTCCTATCAACTCCGACAAGTTCCCCAAGTTACCCCATAAGTTGGTCCACATGCTATGTAGTGCCACACTAACCGACGGTGTTAATAAGTTAAGAAACGTGGCCTTGAAGGACTACAAATTGATTAGTAATGGTACGAAGAAGGACGCCGACGCTGTAACGGTGGCACCCGACCAACTTTTACAAAGGATTACTATTGTTCCACCCAAGTTACGTCTTGTCACATTGGCTGCTACCTTAAACAACATTACCAAGGATTTTGTCGCCACTGACCCACAATCCAAAACATTGCGTACAATCGTATTCGTGACGTGTTCGGACAGTGTAGAATTTYATTATGATGCATTTTCCGGGAGTAATGGTCATCACAAAAACCTAATAGGTGATTCTGTAAGAGTGCTCACAAAGGGGAACACCATATTTccttgtttttcaaattctgaGGATCCCAACATGGTGATTTATAAACTGCATGGTTCCTTGTCTCAACAAATAAGAAGTTCCACTTTACAACATTTTGCTCGTGATAATGAGGTCACTAAAGGAAAGCATTTGATCATGTTTTGTACAGATGTGGCAAGTAGAGGTTTGGATCTTCCTCAAGTCGGGTCTGTTATTGAATTGGACCCTCCGTTTGCTGTTGAGGACCATTTGCATAGAGTGGGTCGTACCGCGCGTGCTGGTGAGAAGGGTGAaagtttgttgtttttacttcctggtgaagaagaaaaatacatgGACTACATTCAACCATACCATCCCATGGGTTGGGAATTATTGCAATTcgataaagaaatattgACTCCGGCTTTCAAAGATGTGAATGTCAACAGAAATGacaaatatattaaaaaagatgataaaTCGTCTAAGAATAAGAACGGAGCTGATAAAGAGTATGAGTGGGACACTAATGCCACCACATGGCACTTGAATATAGAAAGACGTGTAGTGGGGGATTCAACATTTAAGAATCTAGCAGTTAAAGGGTTCATAAGTCATGTGAGAGCTTACGCTACACATATATcgcaagaaaagaaattcttcaacGTTAAATTTTTGCATCTGGGTCATTTGGCTAAGAGTTTTGGGCTGCGTGAAAGACCTAAGGCTATGGGACTGCAGAGTAGTAAGGATGGTGAGACTGATAAGCCAACTAaggaaaattcaaagaataaaatGTTCCGCATGGCTCGTATGGCAGAGAAGCAAATAGCAAGTGAATTCAATTATTAA
- the RPC37 gene encoding DNA-directed RNA polymerase III subunit C37, which translates to MSIDNKLFVTEEEEEDRTQDRAADVEDESNDVDMIESENGTSCAEGNRQRENEEEGENDDVEDEEDDPVVEELPLYISGNDESLHVFQYANRPRLVGRKPAEHPFISAARYKPKSCLWEIDIPLDDQSFYNKEKAEADWNGVNIQTLKGVGVENDGQYAAFVKDMQVYLVPVERVAQLKPYFRYIDDVNVTRKQEDAKRNPNPSSQRAQVVTMSVKSVNDPSQNRLTGSLLAHKVADEEANLELTWAEDTFEQFKDSVVKETEGKILIASEKQEDYIDNLV; encoded by the coding sequence ATGAGTATCGATAACAAGTTGTTTGTCACcgaagaggaggaagaagacagGACGCAGGATCGTGCTGCTGACGTGGAGGATGAATCTAACGATGTTGATATGATAGAAAGCGAGAACGGAACAAGTTGCGCTGAAGGTAATAGACAAAGGGAGAACGAGGAAGAGGGGGAAAACGATGATGTGGAGGACGAAGAGGATGACCCGGTAGTGGAAGAGTTGCCATTGTACATTTCTGGTAACGACGAATCGCTACACGTGTTTCAGTACGCAAATAGACCAAGGCTGGTCGGGCGCAAACCTGCTGAGCATCCTTTCATATCAGCTGCTAGATATAAACCCAAGTCGTGTCTGTGGGAAATAGACATTCCCTTGGATGACCAATCTTTCTACAACAAGGAGAAAGCCGAAGCCGATTGGAACGGCGTCAATATCCAGACCTTGAAAGGTGTCGGCGTGGAGAACGATGGCCAGTATGCGGCGTTTGTCAAGGATATGCAGGTCTACCTGGTGCCTGTTGAAAGGGTGGCACAGCTGAAACCTTACTTCAGGTACATCGATGACGTGAACGTAACAAGAAAGCAGGAAGACGCCAAGAGGAACCCTAATCCTTCATCGCAGCGTGCACAAGTGGTCACCATGTCAGTGAAGAGCGTCAACGATCCCTCGCAAAATAGACTCACCGGGTCCTTGCTGGCGCATAAGGTGGCTGATGAAGAGGCTAATCTTGAATTGACCTGGGCGGAAGATACTTTTGAGCAATTCAAAGATTCTGTCGTGAAGGAAACTGAAGGTAAGATCCTAATTGCCtcagaaaaacaagaagattaCATAGATAATTTAGTTTGA
- the GCN3 gene encoding translation initiation factor eIF2B subunit alpha — protein MAEFNITETYLRFLAEDTEMTMPIAAIEALVTLLRIKTPETAAEMINTIKGSTEELIGSIPNSVSLRAGCDIFMRFVLRNLHLYGDWESCKQHLIENGQLFVSRAKKSRNKIAEIGVDFISDDDIILVHGYSRAVFSLLNHAANKFIRFRCVVTESRPSMQGNQLYSLLEQKGIPVTLIVDSAVGAVIDKVDKVFVGAEGVAESGGIINLVGTYSVGVLAQNARKPFYVVTESHKFVRMFPLSSDDLPMAGPPLDFTRRTDESENALRGPTIDYTAQEYITALITDLGVLTPSAVSEELIKMWYD, from the coding sequence ATGGCGGAGTTTAATATCACAGAGACCTATCTAAGGTTTCTTGCAGAAGATACCGAGATGACAATGCCGATTGCTGCCATTGAAGCATTGGTCACATTGCTAAGAATAAAAACGCCCGAAACAGCGGCTGAAATGATTAATACCATAAAGGGCTCCACGGAAGAACTTATTGGATCCATCCCCAACTCAGTGTCTTTGAGAGCCGGTTGTGATATCTTCATGAGATTTGTCTTGAGAAATCTTCATTTATATGGTGATTGGGAGAGCTGTAAACAACATTTGATTGAGAACGGTCAACTTTTCGTGTCCAGAGCCAAGAAGTCCCGTAATAAGATTGCAGAAATAGGGGTGGATTTCATATCCGATgatgatattattttggTACATGGTTATTCAAGAGCAGTGTTTTCATTGTTGAACCACGCAGCCAATAAGTTCATTAGATTTAGATGTGTGGTGACAGAATCAAGACCAAGCATGCAGGGGAACCAGCTATACTCTTTGCTTGAGCAAAAGGGTATACCTGTGACCCTGATTGTCGATAGTGCAGTTGGTGCGGTGATCGACAAAGTCGATAAAGTATTTGTTGGTGCAGAAGGTGTGGCGGAATCCGGTGGTATTATAAATCTCGTGGGTACTTACTCTGTAGGTGTACTAGCACAGAATGCAAGAAAACCATTTTACGTGGTCACCGAAAGTCACAAGTTCGTTCGTATGTTTCCGTTGTCCTCTGATGACTTGCCCATGGCCGGCCCACCATTAGACTTCACACGTCGTACAGACGAATCAGAAAATGCATTGCGTGGACCCACCATCGACTACACCGCTCAAGAATACATCACTGCATTGATCACGGATTTGGGGGTCTTGACCCCAAGTGCCGTTTCAGAGGAATTGATCAAGATGTGGTAtgactga
- the BCH2 gene encoding Bch2p gives MSFLWGSTKSKKNKHRKAAGSHSPGAIPLQRVKTARKGVPIDYPRTLEKMHGESLLFRTSLLSELVGAGKSGIGPPDLVHCTEWDKFHDEKIGEFFHITGIDVSSISMPIAFLKLIKWNDGKKLKSASLKNDNISTYCSFNLFQKLDIRLRYESEDVYQVNVTNCSNGNNDIPLSDLIWEETFVSCCIRSMITNLDCERKIPGLVELPFVFENRSATDYKRVIDVLCRFLPRFLECGWDSTKSVYATILNNYLTETLLIFLSITPAFITDYAIQVLDNLITNDPLNFKYYAIVVISIMEQSNDRDMEMIKKIHAILDILLPELYGLPSDKPDNSDIINCITDVLNIQARFLFNSGDYELSLSVATMATNLSSDSFESWFLLSRCYTFSQEYGKALLSINSMPCLPEYDIIKQSLTTAFNLTMNYYKAPFFHTREHCTMTSHELNHLMNTMHYENELELKTIIFGRTIMPNESKCGCIDDIWKKSCLELGPISGPQSDNLINFVSQQEVDSIGDLTLLKRSKETRQRSWFNEQVNLLLMELVARIGWNAVLQLRSDVFVMESKFKMIDSSDELSTELRKKRLCQRWFDTIFLDIYEDLSISTSSQENKATAKYSGLEWELLGLTLLRVGDLSDAVACLRTSILARFDPISCHQLLSLYLSLDFNDVYMKRFDVDIVLDLLVKLISFRIRFYDKFQIFALQVLRKLKGQLSPEIIKNKIINSPHGQEGIAVVIDYMLECLSEDGNETDLASERPHENASFTTGELAN, from the coding sequence ATGAGTTTTCTATGGGGGTCTACGAagtccaaaaaaaataaacacaGAAAGGCTGCCGGATCTCATTCCCCAGGTGCTATTCCACTGCAACGTGTCAAGACGGCTCGTAAAGGTGTTCCTATAGACTACCCAAGGACTCTGGAGAAAATGCATGGTGAAAGCTTGTTATTCAGAACGTCCCTCTTGAGTGAATTGGTAGGCGCTGGGAAGTCCGGCATTGGGCCACCAGACCTGGTTCATTGTACAGAGTGGGATAAATTTCATGACGAGAAAATCGGTGAGTTCTTCCATATTACCGGAATCGATGTTTCCAGCATATCTATGCCAATTgcatttttgaagttgataAAGTGGAATGACGGCAAGAAGCTGAAATCAGCATCCCTGAAAAATGATAACATCTCTACATATTGTTCATTCAACCTCTTTCAGAAATTAGACATCAGATTAAGATACGAATCTGAGGACGTTTATCAGGTGAACGTTACGAACTGTTCAAACGGAAACAATGACATACCATTAAGTGATCTCATTTGGGAAGAAACTTTTGTGAGCTGTTGCATAAGAAGTATGATTACAAATCTAGACTGTGAAAGGAAAATACCTGGACTGGTGGAATTaccatttgtttttgaaaacagaaGTGCGACTGACTATAAAAGGGTAATTGATGTATTATGTAGGTTTTTACCTAGATTTTTGGAGTGTGGTTGGGATTCCACGAAAAGCGTATATGCAACAATACTGAATAACTATCTAACTGAAACGCTACTGATATTTTTATCGATAACTCCAGCATTCATTACCGATTATGCAATCCAAGTGTTGGACAATCTGATAACGAATGACCCGTTGAACTTTAAATATTATGCTATTGTCGTTATTTCCATTATGGAGCAAAGCAATGACCGGGATATGGAAATGATTAAGAAAATACATGCAATATTAGACATATTGCTACCAGAGCTGTATGGGCTACCTTCGGACAAACCTGACAATTCTGATATAATAAATTGCATCACTGACGTGTTAAACATCCAGGcaagatttctttttaataGCGGTGACTATGAACTATCCCTATCCGTCGCTACAATGGCCACCAATTTATCCTCAGATAGTTTTGAATCTTGGTTTCTGTTGTCTAGATGTTATACTTTTTCACAAGAATACGGTAAGGCCCTGCTTTCGATCAACTCGATGCCCTGTTTGCCAGAATACGATATCATCAAACAATCTTTGACTACAGCATTCAACTTGACTATGAACTATTATAAAGCTCCGTTTTTTCACACCAGAGAACATTGTACTATGACATCGCACGAGTTGAATCATCTGATGAATACTATGCATTATGAGAATGAATTGGAATTGAAAACGATAATATTTGGGCGCACTATAATGCCCAACGAATCAAAGTGCGGTTGTATCGACGATATCTGGAAAAAGTCTTGTCTTGAGTTAGGGCCCATTTCTGGGCCTCAAAGTGATAATTTGATAAACTTTGTCTCTCAACAAGAGGTAGATTCTATAGGAGATTTGACgttactgaaaagaagtaaagaaacaagacaaAGAAGCTGGTTTAATGAGCAAGTTAACCTTTTGTTGATGGAACTGGTTGCGAGAATCGGTTGGAATGCTGTCCTTCAATTAAGGTCTGACGTATTCGTTATGGAAAGCAAGTTCAAAATGATAGACTCTTCGGATGAACTTTCCACAGAACTTCGCAAAAAGAGACTGTGCCAAAGATGGTTTGATACGATCTTTCTGGATATTTACGAAGATTTAAGCATCAGCACTTCATCACAAGAAAATAAGGCCACAGCGAAATACAGTGGATTAGAATGGGAATTACTTGGCCTGACTTTGCTTCGAGTCGGTGATTTATCCGATGCAGTGGCATGTCTACGAACCAGTATTTTGGCGAGGTTCGACCCTATCAGTTGCCACCAGCTCTTAAGTCTCTATTTATCCTTGGATTTCAACGATGTGTATATGAAAAGATTCGACGTTGACATTGTTTTGGACCTACTCGTGAAACTGATCTCCTTCCGTATACGATTTTACGATAAGTTCCAGATATTTGCTCTTCAGGTACTGAGGAAATTAAAAGGGCAATTGAGCCCTGAgatcatcaaaaataaaataatcaaCTCACCTCATGGTCAAGAAGGAATCGCAGTGGTAATAGATTACATGCTCGAATGCCTTTCAGAAGATGGCAACGAAACAGACTTAGCTTCTGAACGCCCACACGAAAATGCCTCTTTCACCACTGGAGAGCTTGCAAATTAG